The following are from one region of the Nicotiana tabacum cultivar K326 chromosome 3, ASM71507v2, whole genome shotgun sequence genome:
- the LOC107829942 gene encoding ferredoxin-thioredoxin reductase catalytic chain, chloroplastic-like: MTTLQASTSYSVGFGISSFATLPKSSSRRYVTVAKMEPSEKSVEIMRKFSEQYARRSGTYFCMDKGVTSVVIKGLAEHKDTLGAPLCPCRHYDDKAAEAQQGFWNCPCVPMRERKECHCMLFLTPDNDFAGEEQAISMEEIKETTANM, from the exons ATGACAACTCTTCAAGCATCCACCTCCTACAGCGTCGGCTTCGGGATTTCATCTTTCGCTACTCTTCCTAAGTCTTCTTCTCGTCGCTACGTCACCGTAGCTAAAA TGGAACCATCAGAGAAATCTGTCGAAATCATGAGGAAATTCTCGGAGCAGTATGCTCGCAGGTCAGGAACATATTTCTGCATGGACAAAGGCGTAACTTCTGTGGTCATCAAG GGATTGGCAGAGCACAAGGATACATTGGGTGCGCCACTCTGCCCCTGCAG GCATTATGACGACAAAGCTGCAGAAGCGCAGCAGGGCTTCTGGAATTGTCCATGTGTACCAATGAGAGAGAG GAAGGAGTGCCACTGCATGCTTTTTCTCACCCCTGATAATGATTTTGCTGGAGAAGAACAG GCGATTTCTATGGAGGAGATTAAGGAAACAACAGCAAACATGTGA
- the LOC107829940 gene encoding uncharacterized protein LOC107829940 isoform X2 — translation MSRPQVTITLGRSGQVVKRSSASQGAGFGQQRLSGGKRSLGETYKTDSEDPPLSLRKRVRGYGGAGDSGYGGPNDVRVGQNDLRLKLIRRRRQKEIILEIEKRKKEQHKMMAETVRSAEQSHRKLVSVGQRSSGTSELHQMEAMRSSYASQPYGGVRPRSPNRLAKDSREVSLPSNITTAQHVLPVRPAETSRAVRMLRADLLNPSALKGLTPMTMRSTLAAGNSMPGLSSANDQRPVTVVSLLNSLGLGKYAIHFQAEEIDMAALKQMGDRDLKELGIPMGPRKKILLAMLPQNKRAMTQVVGR, via the exons ATGTCAAGGCCTCAGGTCACTATCACATTGGGCCGCTCTGGTCAA GTGGTGAAGCGATCGTCAGCTTCTCAGGGAGCTGGTTTTGGTCAACAAAGATTGTCAGGAGGCAAAAGATCACTAGGAGAGACCTATAAGACTGACTCTGAGGATCCTCCTCTATCGCTTCGCAAACG TGTGCGGGGGTATGGAGGTGCAGGGGATTCCGGATATGGTGGCCCTAATG ATGTAAGGGTGGGGCAAAATGACCTCCGACTGAAACTAATACGCAGAAGAAGGCAAAAGGAAATTATTCTGGagattgaaaaaagaaaaaaagagcagCATAAGATGATGGCAGAAACTGTTCGATCGGCAGAACAGTCTCATAGGAAGCTTGTCAGTGTCGGCCAACGATCATCTGGAACTAGTGAGTTGCATCAGATGGAGGCAATGAGATCCTCCTATGCATCACAGCCTTATGGTGGTGTAAGACCAAGATCTCCAAATAGACTTGCAAAAGATTCTAGAGAGGTCTCATTACCAAGCAATATCACTACAGCTCAGCATGTACTACCAGTAAGGCCAGCTGAAACTTCAAGAGCAGTTCGTATGTTGAGAGCTGACCTCTTGAACCCTTCCGCATTAAAAGGTCTTACCCCTATGACCATGAGGTCCACACTAGCTGCCGGGAATTCGATGCCAGGTCTTTCTTCTGCAAAT GATCAACGCCCCGTGACCGTGGTCAGTCTATTAAATTCCCTTGGTTTGGGAAAGTATGCTATCCACTTTCAAGCTGAGGAG ATAGACATGGCTGCATTGAAGCAAATGGGGGACCGTGACCTGAAGGAGTTGGGGATACCTATG GGACCGAGGAAGAAGATTCTCCTAGCTATGCTTCCCCAAAATAAAAGAGCAATGACGCAGGTGGTAGGAAGGTAG
- the LOC107829940 gene encoding uncharacterized protein LOC107829940 isoform X1 — MSRPQVTITLGRSGQKVVKRSSASQGAGFGQQRLSGGKRSLGETYKTDSEDPPLSLRKRVRGYGGAGDSGYGGPNDVRVGQNDLRLKLIRRRRQKEIILEIEKRKKEQHKMMAETVRSAEQSHRKLVSVGQRSSGTSELHQMEAMRSSYASQPYGGVRPRSPNRLAKDSREVSLPSNITTAQHVLPVRPAETSRAVRMLRADLLNPSALKGLTPMTMRSTLAAGNSMPGLSSANDQRPVTVVSLLNSLGLGKYAIHFQAEEIDMAALKQMGDRDLKELGIPMGPRKKILLAMLPQNKRAMTQVVGR; from the exons ATGTCAAGGCCTCAGGTCACTATCACATTGGGCCGCTCTGGTCAA AAGGTGGTGAAGCGATCGTCAGCTTCTCAGGGAGCTGGTTTTGGTCAACAAAGATTGTCAGGAGGCAAAAGATCACTAGGAGAGACCTATAAGACTGACTCTGAGGATCCTCCTCTATCGCTTCGCAAACG TGTGCGGGGGTATGGAGGTGCAGGGGATTCCGGATATGGTGGCCCTAATG ATGTAAGGGTGGGGCAAAATGACCTCCGACTGAAACTAATACGCAGAAGAAGGCAAAAGGAAATTATTCTGGagattgaaaaaagaaaaaaagagcagCATAAGATGATGGCAGAAACTGTTCGATCGGCAGAACAGTCTCATAGGAAGCTTGTCAGTGTCGGCCAACGATCATCTGGAACTAGTGAGTTGCATCAGATGGAGGCAATGAGATCCTCCTATGCATCACAGCCTTATGGTGGTGTAAGACCAAGATCTCCAAATAGACTTGCAAAAGATTCTAGAGAGGTCTCATTACCAAGCAATATCACTACAGCTCAGCATGTACTACCAGTAAGGCCAGCTGAAACTTCAAGAGCAGTTCGTATGTTGAGAGCTGACCTCTTGAACCCTTCCGCATTAAAAGGTCTTACCCCTATGACCATGAGGTCCACACTAGCTGCCGGGAATTCGATGCCAGGTCTTTCTTCTGCAAAT GATCAACGCCCCGTGACCGTGGTCAGTCTATTAAATTCCCTTGGTTTGGGAAAGTATGCTATCCACTTTCAAGCTGAGGAG ATAGACATGGCTGCATTGAAGCAAATGGGGGACCGTGACCTGAAGGAGTTGGGGATACCTATG GGACCGAGGAAGAAGATTCTCCTAGCTATGCTTCCCCAAAATAAAAGAGCAATGACGCAGGTGGTAGGAAGGTAG
- the LOC107829941 gene encoding zinc finger AN1 domain-containing stress-associated protein 12 yields the protein MGGGTEAFPDLGSHCQHSDCRQLDFLPFTCDACQKIFCVEHRSCKSHECPKSDINSRKVLVCEICSMSIETTGCQGEDDKVLLQKHEKSGDCDPKKKKKPTCPVKRCKEILTFSNTSTCKSCRIQVCLKHRFPADHACKRNSSLSQLSANNKFLIALTARSGNDCGNKSRASTSRPTTLSVKAC from the exons atggGAGGAGGAACAGAAGCTTTTCCAGATTTAGGAAGCCATTGCCAACATTCTGATTGCCGTCAGCTCGATTTTCTTCCCTTTACCTGCGATGCCTGTCAAAAG ATATTTTGTGTAGAGCACAGATCATGCAAGTCTCATGAATGCCCAAAATCCGATATTAACAGCCGAAAAGTTCTGGTTTGCGAAATCTGTTCCATGTCTATTGAAACTACTGGTTGTCAAGGTGAAGACGATAAAGTGCTACTGCAAAAGCACGAGAAATCTGGGGATTGTGAtcccaagaagaagaagaaacctacCTGTCCTGTGAAGAGATGCAAGGAAATTTTGACATTCTCAAACACCAGCACTTGCAAGAGTTGCAGGATTCAAGTTTGCCTCAAGCACCGGTTTCCTGCTGATCACGCCTGCAAACGGAATTCTTCATTATCCCAGCTGTCAGCTAATAACAAGTTTTTGATTGCTCTGACTGCTAGGAGTGGGAATGATTGTGGGAATAAAAGCCGCGCATCAACTTCACGCCCCACCACCCTTTCTGTTAAAGCTTGTTGA